A genome region from Drosophila simulans strain w501 chromosome 2R, Prin_Dsim_3.1, whole genome shotgun sequence includes the following:
- the LOC6733937 gene encoding uncharacterized protein LOC6733937 isoform X2, with translation MENATTTTAKHYKTAGKQYKTNKVNNTRRATAAAAAAAAAAATTTVTTAATPTKKRTYRETATATTVTQRSTNKANIAAAIALAAATEATAPASATAAATDATLTASKAAATAAATDAASGNSNSSSKPSTSTRDKLGEVPLPTVDSNHIISNNNNNNNNNNTNNNNNNNHHSDNSISENSYEFKSRDKASLSDSKMTLQQMAAVSSNQEPVAPNVANTMSNSSIISSQQTTANATPATDEAPLGDRSNISRYLHKKFKRLASTTEVDSWSATNGGGALQAGGDAVRTTSLSSNSSLSPPPTTPLANGHHLMTQQQSHQQVQQQQSPPPSVAIHEFSANFVNSNHVNAIGHEESIISNSGYKAAGRTRTPLANSNSNTNSTSNSNHAANATLSPASFAQHQQLTQPTTVSPGIPGGAAAPNPACEKSGRYVCQYCNLICAKPSVLEKHIRAHTNERPYPCETCGIAFKTKSNLYKHCRSRSHAARARGLEVPADADDGLSDQDAELSNSSSELPSRAGSPYDEPINSPTPSPSTLSAAKSAYIQQPPLPTYMQQLPLGSPAAGTLPPTTADNHHSATAQHRQSIDYKPYKPKFHNASLYSCSSKELQQQQIQQQQLQIQQQKHQLAQQKLSIQLPLAQQPSLAHPTLSPSTQMKMKHHINSHQIQLQMQQQQSLLAQQSLLAAMPPGGVYYLGQPPYYNQDAAAAIHQHALAIQQFQIHLAQQQQQQQQQQQQQQHPPLVKPPPPMQQAPSLPPQQLVRANSQISSVATAPATPTPAANLSTFASSSGGKQVNVAKVQEHISKLISQNEAIVENKEILLQKKYPKQLSRSRSFNNANSNNASQHGSNASALHANNSHNNTNAQMPERETKVNLAQAIFQKQQQQLQQQQQITQQQQQQITQQQQQQITQQQQQMQLEQQNYYTYIQQQQECQQQQIEPPNGVVKRNAYKPGIVMTTPVKQQQQLPPPPSPLPMQTLQYRQDPATPVAKIEQPTTAVPVMPLNLSAKPKPTLVTVPVSSLSTSSLAPTPTTSTNSTSSSKTAPPPAQVNNSIIKNLLLNARGLAVPIGEGDDAVYSCPICASEFRSADDLKLHNSTYCQDASSSAPMSPASSPFRSNSISLSLPELKSHMANSKNPLSLAKLAWSQLKTKRSSLVLSRLSAAQTPARTSTVTAPTVTASAPAPAVATVTAPSSAPAPQIEALRFVDAPLPSPGPLLGKTPLVDYAQQSAPRKAQDSVVITKMHEDRQFVIEAQPAKRIKTSDLVVASSSQQPTSFNFSFNNQNSSNSVPELQSSKEERLRRFTSSGGSMIPISECPDLDNSPKMIRTPLLSGGSFQDVSVKVNNETGSSSKERKLMALVSGSGLLGVSSGPQHFQFPPINSITAFNPLTLPPMSGGDKSTPATPIPHVPGMPGPGSLTPQMPLLPPPPQQLQLPIPSSRGRSPNRKQPSPLLLGGGSGELKALSPFGGVQNVPSEFSRQPPTPAQRQALQWNSKETPKKAPFNFLRMADNVKTTEPEVRHFNLENVIAGKQQELPLTPLHVDTPNGNAPEETSPVASSSASAKSKFLRPTSLPLKPGTFTPKRHHGITPTANTLPLISPETPRPSKSCVQLYLNGHAYTYLGLKCSTKMFYCTVNCPQPSYVAGMHKLSMYSVWQVCEENQPHPLGFKLKQVMALYDSRQRMLGNGSSTAMAGSGKLSYNLVASQQIVSSPSTSSTSSAFYQGPLKTPPTVTIAALSEANVAAKANEEAQAKKLETSPSGQPLVGGYESHEDYTYIRGRGRGRYVCSECGIRCKKPSMLKKHIRTHTDVRPFTCSHCNFSFKTKGNLTKHMQSKTHFKKCIELGINPGPMPPDSEFLDVDMDFDQQSSTSAGGRTSSMAGESDSDDYSDNESESSDTDESKSRLKEHEAARGLLSLSMTPPIPQSVSPYPQLQDTPLPAASPANSIGSSGSQPKRLVCSFTSPKPPFDYQKQEQYYSNPEESKPKRGVASEESAPMDLTKPRGSILSISPSPVSLPVHDLPKSQAQQMHDVIFGTSGNESGFMKTLISVSDKVRISAEMEEQAKHEAEGEDVQLQTYIKEHALHQAKIKQSQFSRSYLINTLYTAASPVMSSTSTLFTANSRPVMSVNEVPSIEVHEVKTPEAIEAPRSAPELAPVILAQIAQEENEEPNIAEPHNANLPAAVQQPDVNDFTGVLGNPTAPPTASVAATSVTTTTAASVAPSSTANSTQPAQRTVIVGEDGFKSSTPTSKSGDLQHVSYGRGVPPAPIAGDARPTCTICTKTFQRQHQLTLHMNIHYMERKFKCEPCSISFRTQGHLQKHERSEAHKNKVMMTSTFGVPTTSNPRPFECTDCKIAFRIHGHLAKHLRSKTHVQKLECLQKLPFGTYAEIERAGISLTEIDTSDCENSLISLKLLAQKLVEKDPSKLSSYTTPSGMMQLAQDATGPVSQDSASEDGFSAAIASAIASLDNDSAGNTPKRASSMSEDETVANGLNHSLKRRLPGSFSSTGEESDNPPESSGEKRARSGQELPVPVAVPVAASAAASN, from the exons ATGGAAAATGCAACCACCACAACGGCCAAGCATTACAAAACCGCAGGCAAACAGTACAAGACCAATAAAGTGAACAATACGCGACgtgccacagcagcagcggcagcagcagcagcagcagcagcaaccacaacagtaacaacagcagcaacgccAACCAAGAAGCGGACATATCGGgaaactgcaacagcaaccacagtCACTCAGAGATCAACCAACAAGGCCAACATCGCTGCAGCAATTGcattggcagcagcaacagaggcaacagcaccagcatcagcaactgcagcagcaacagatgcaACATTAACAGCCTCtaaagcggcagcaacagcagcagcaacagatgctgctagtggcaacagcaacagcagcagcaaacccAGCACGAGCACACGAGATAAGCTAGGCGAGGTGCCGCTGCCGACTGTTGACAGCAACCAcatcatcagcaacaacaataataataataacaataacaacacaaataataataacaacaacaaccaccacaGTGATAATAGTATTAGTGAGAATAGTTATGAATTTAAGAGTAGAGATAAAGCAAGTCTAAGTGATAGCAAAATGACGCTACAACAGATGGCAGCAGTCAGCAGCAACCAGGAGCCAGTGGCTCCCAATGTGGCCAACACGATGAGCAACTCGagcatcatcagcagccaGCAGACCACCGCAAATGCCACACCCGCCACCGATGAGGCTCCGTTGGGGGATCGGTCAAATATTTCACGCTATCTGCACAAGAAGTTCAAACGTTTGGCCAGCACCACCGAGGTGGACAGCTGGAGTGCGACGAATGGCGGCGGAGCACTGCAAGCAGGTGGCGATGCCGTTCGCACCACATCGCTGTCCTCAAACAGTTCGCTTTCACCGCCACCAACAACGCCGCTGGCCAACGGTCACCATCTGATGACCCAACAGCAAAGCCAccagcaagtgcagcagcaacagtcgcCGCCGCCTTCAGTAGCAATACATGAATTCAGTGCCAATTTTGTAAATAGCAATCATGTCAATGCCATTGGTCATGAGGAGAGCATCATCAGCAATAGTGGCTACAAAGCGGCGGGAAGAACGCGAACGCCTCtagccaacagcaacagcaacacgaacagcaccagcaacagcaaccatgCAGCAAATGCCACACTGTCACCGGCCTCATTTGCCCAGCATCAGCAATTGACGCAGCCAACAACAGTGAGTCCTGGAATTccaggcggagcagcagcgccaAATCCTGCATGCGAGAAGTCCGGACGATACGTTTGTCAGTACTGTAACTTGATCTGTGCCAAGCCCTCGGTGCTGGAGAAGCACATACGGGCCCACACGAACGAACGGCCGTATCCGTGCGAAACGTGCGGCATTGCGTTTAAGACGAAGAGTAATTTGTACAAACATTGCCGCTCGAGATCGCATGCGGCCAGAGCGCGGGGCCTGGAAGTGCCAGCCGACGCCGACGATGGTTTGTCCGATCAGGATGCAGAGCTGAGCAACAGTAGTTCAGAGTTG CCGAGTCGCGCTGGTTCGCCTTACGACGAGCCAATCAATTCGCCCACACCCTCACCTTCCACACTGTCTGCGGCCAAGAGCGCATACATCCAACAGCCTCCGCTACCCACTTACATGCAGCAACTGCCTCTGGGCTCGCCGGCAGCGGGAACATTGCCACCCACCACAGCGGACAATCACCACTCGGCCACTGCCCAGCATCGCCAGTCGATCGACTACAAGCCATATAAGCCCAAGTTCCACAATGCCTCGTTGTACTCATGTAGCAGTAAggagctgcaacagcagcagatacagcagcagcagctgcagatacAGCAGCAGAAACACCAATTGGCGCAGCAAAAGCTGTCCATTCAGCTTCCTCTGGCGCAGCAGCCGTCACTGGCGCATCCCACACTTTCGCCAAGCACGCAGATGAAGATGAAGCACCACATTAACTCGCATCAGATCCAgttgcaaatgcagcagcagcaatcccTGTTGGCCCAGCAATCACTGTTGGCTGCCATGCCACCTGGCGGGGTGTATTACCTGGGGCAACCTCCATACTACAACCAAGATGCAGCGGCTGCCATTCACCAGCATGCGTTAGCCATTCAGCAATTCCAAATCCACctggcacagcagcagcaacaacaacagcagcagcaacagcagcagcaacacccacCGTTGGTCAAGCCGCCACCACCAATGCAACAAGCTCCGAGTCTCCCGCCGCAACAG CTGGTGCGTGCCAATAGCCAGATTTCCAGTGTAGCAACAGCACcagccactcccactcccgcCGCCAATCTCAGCACTTTTGCCAGCTCAAGTGGTGGCAAGCAAGTA AATGTGGCCAAAGTGCAGGAGCACATTTCCAAGTTGATCTCTCAAAATGAAGCCATAGTTGAAAACAAGGAGATATTGCTGCAGAAGAAGTACCCCAAACAGCTTAGTCGTTCCCGCAGTTTCAACAATGCCAACAGCAATAATGCTTCGCAGCACGGGAGCAACGCGTCGGCATTGCATGCAAACAATAGTCACAACAACACCAACGCCCAGATGCCGGAGCGCGAGACTAAAGTGAATTTGGCACAGGCCATCTtccagaaacagcaacagcagcttcagcagcagcagcagataacccagcagcagcagcagcagataacacagcagcagcagcagcagataacccagcagcagcagcagatgcagctcGAGCAACAGAACTACTATACGTACatccaacagcaacaggaatgccaacagcaacagatcGAACCACCAAATGGGGTGGTTAAAAGGAATGCCTATAAGCCCGGAATAGTGATGACTACGCCggtgaagcagcagcagcaacttccgCCACCGCCGTCCCCGTTGCCCATGCAAACATTGCAATATCGCCAGGATCCTGCAACACCAGTGGCAAAAATTGAGCAGCCGACGACGGCAGTGCCTGTTATGCCTCTGAATTTATCAGCGAAGCCTAAACCAACTCTGGTCACTGTGCCCGTCAGTTCCTTGTCCACCAGCTCTCTGGCACCGACTCCAACGACTTCTACCAATTCGACTAGTAGCTCCAAAACTGCTCCACCACCTGCTCAGGTTAATAATTCGATAATTAAGAACCTACTTCTTAATGCTCGAGGATTGGCCGTGCCGATTGGCGAAGGCGATGATGCTGTTTATTCGTGTCCCATCTGTGCAAGCGAATTCCGCAGTGCGGACGATCTGAAGCTGCACAACAGCACTTACTGTCAGGATGCGAGCTCAAGTGCACCAATGAGTCCAGCATCTTCGCCCTTCCGCTCCAACTCGATCTCGTTGAGTCTGCCAGAGCTAAAGAGCCACATGGCCAACTCGAAGAATCCCTTATCTCTGGCCAAGTTGGCCTGGTCGCAACTGAAAACCAAAAGGAGTAGTTTGGTATTAAGTCGCCTAAGTGCAGCACAGACGCCAGCAAGGACATCAACTGTAACAGCTCCCACTGTAACAGCTTCTGCCCCAGCTCCTGCTGTAGCTACGGTCACTGCTCCATCATCAGCACCTGCCCCCCAGATTGAAGCACTGCGCTTTGTGGATGCGCCTCTACCATCGCCTGGGCCATTGTTGGGAAAAACTCCCTTAGTGGACTATGCTCAGCAAAGTGCACCACGCAAGGCCCAGGATTCTGTGGTCATAACCAAAATGCACGAGGATCGGCAATTTGTGATTGAAGCTCAGCCCGCCAAACGCATCAAGACTAGCGATTTGGTTGTGGCATCCTCCTCTCAGCAACCGACAAGTTTCaacttttcttttaataatcaGAATAGCAGTAATAGTGTGCCGGAGTTGCAGTCCTCCAAGGAGGAGCGACTGCGCAGATTCACCTCTTCGGGGGGCAGCATGATACCCATTTCGGAGTGTCCAGACTTGGACAACAGCCCGAAGATGATTAGAACACCGTTGCTGTCCGGCGGAAGCTTCCAGGATGTTTCAGTCAAAGTCAACAACGAAACAGGATCATCCAGTAAGGAGCGCAAGCTGATGGCACTGGTCAGTGGCAGTGGACTTCTCGGCGTTAGCTCAGGTCCGCAGCACTTTCAATTTCCGCCCATTAACTCAATAACTGCCTTCAATCCGCTAACGCTGCCACCGATGAGCGGTGGAGATAAATCCACTCCAGCAACACCAATACCTCATGTGCCTGGAATGCCGGGACCCGGTAGTCTGACACCACAAATGCCGCTACTGCCGCCTCCGCCACAACAGCTGCAGCTACCCATTCCCTCTAGTCGAGGTCGCAGTCCAAATCGAAAGCAACCCAGCCCGCTGCTGTTGGGAGGAGGATCCGGTGAACTGAAGGCCCTGTCGCCATTCGGTGGAGTTCAGAATGTGCCAAGCGAGTTCAGTCGACAGCCACCAACTCCTGCCCAGCGCCAAGCGCTGCAGTGGAACAGCAAGGAGACACCGAAGAAAGCACCATTTAACTTTCTACGCATGGCGGATAATGTGAAGACCACTGAACCTGAAGTACGACACTTTAATCTGGAAAATGTGATTGCTGGGAAACAGCAAGAGTTGCCCCTAACACCACTACATGTTGATACTCCCAACGGAAACGCTCCAGAAGAGACCAGTCCCGTAGCCAGTTCCTCAGCATCGGCGAAGTCCAAGTTTCTGCGCCCTACTAGTTTGCCACTGAAACCCGGTACATTTACTCCTAAACGCCATCATGGCATTACACCGACAGCTAATACATTGCCGCTGATCTCGCCGGAGACACCCAGGCCGTCCAAATCCTGTGTGCAACTGTATCTCAATGGACACGCCTACACATATCTGGGCCTCAAATGCAGCACAAAGATGTTTTACTGTACGGTGAACTGTCCACAGCCTTCGTATGTGGCAGGAATGCACAAACTATCGATGTATAGTGTGTGGCAGGTTTGCGAGGAGAACCAGCCACATCCACTTGGATTCAAACTTAAGCAAGTTATGGCACTCTACGACTCCCGTCAAAGGATGTTAGGAAATGGCAGCTCCACCGCCATGGCTGGATCGGGAAAACTTAGTTACAACTTAGTCGCTTCCCAGCAAATCGTTTCCTCCCCCTCGACATCCTCCACCAGCAGTGCTTTCTATCAAGGACCCCTAAAGACCCCACCCACTGTCACGATTGCCGCTCTCAGTGAGGCAAATGTGGCGGCCAAGGCGAATGAGGAGGCACAGGCCAAAAAGTTGGAGACAAGTCCATCCGGGCAGCCCCTGGTGGGTGGCTACGAGTCTCATGAGGATTACACGTACATCCGTGGCCGAGGAAGGGGAAGATATGTTTGCTCCGAGTGCGGAATTCGTTGCAAGAAGCCGTCGATGCTCAAGAAGCACATTCGCACTCATACGGACGTGAGGCCATTCACTTGCAGCCATTGCAACTTCAG TTTTAAGACCAAGGGAAATCTGACCAAGCATATGCAATCGAAAACTCACTTTAAGAAGTGCATTGAACTGGGAATAAATCCGGGACCAATGCCGCCAGACAGCGAGTTCTTGGATGTAGATATGGACTTTGACCAGCAGTCATCCACTTCGGCAGGTGGACGCACATCGTCGATGGCTGGGGAATCGGATTCCGATGACTACAGTGATAATGAATCTGAAAGCAGTG ATACGGATGAGTCCAAGTCGCGACTGAAAGAGCACGAAGCAGCCAGAGGCCTACTCTCGTTATCAATGACGCCGCCCATTCCGCAGAGCGTATCGCCCTATCCGCAGTTGCAGGATACACCCCTACCAGCGGCCAGTCCTGCAAACAGCATTGGCTCTTCGGGCTCGCAACCTAAGAGATTAGTGTGCTCCTTTACATCGCCGAAGCCACCTTTCGACTACCAGAAGCAGGAACAGTATTACTCCAATCCGGAGGAGTCCAAACCGAAAAGGGGTGTGGCCAGCGAGGAGAGTGCTCCCATGGATCTCACTAAGCCGCGCGGCTCCATCTTATCAATTTCCCCCTCGCCTGTTTCGCTGCCCGTCCACGATCTTCCCAAATCGCAGGCCCAACAGATGCACGATGTTATCTTCGGAACCTCCGGCAACGAAAGCGGTTTCATGAAGACTCTGATCTCGGTTTCGGACAAAGTGCGAATATCTGCCGAAATGGAAGAGCAGGCCAAGCACGAGGCAGAGGGCGAGGATGTTCAACTACAGACCTACATTAAGGAGCATGCGCTGCATCAAGCCAAGATAAAGCAGAGTCAGTTTAGCCGCAGCTATCTGATCAACACATTATACACAGCGGCGTCTCCTGTAATGAGCAGTACTAGCACTCTCTTTACCGCCAACAGCAGGCCCGTTATGAGCGTAAATGAGGTACCTAGCATCGAAGTGCACGAAGTAAAGACTCCCGAAGCCATTGAGGCACCTCGTAGTGCACCTGAACTGGCTCCGGTTATTCTTGCTCAGATTGCCCAGGAAGAAAACGAGGAGCCTAATATCGCAGAGCCACACAATGCCAATCTGCctgctgcagtgcagcaacCGGATGTCAATGATTTTACTGGAGTACTTGGAAATCCGACTGCACCACCAACAGCGTCTGTGGCTGCTACTTCAgtaaccacaacaacagctgcaTCTGTGGCACCCTCATCCACTGCCAACTCAACTCAGCCCGCCCAGCGTACTGTGATTGTGGGCGAAGATGGCTTCAAAAGCTCTACTCCCACTAGCAAGAGCGGCGATCTCCAGCATGTATCGTATGGCAGAGGAGTGCCGCCAGCTCCCATTGCAGGTGATGCACGTCCCACTTGCACAATCTGCACCAAGACGTTTCAGCGGCAACATCAGCTGACCCTGCACATGAATATTCATTACATGGAGCGAAAGTTCAAGTGCGAGCCATGCAGCATATCCTTCCGCACGCAGGGACATCTGCAGAAGCACGAGCGATCGGAAGCGCACAAAAACAAGGTTATGATGACGTCGACTTTTGGTGTTCCAACCACCTCGAATCCACGACCCTTCGAGTGCACCGACTGCAAGATCGCCTTCCGCATCCATGGGCATTTGGCCAAGCATTTGCGCTCCAAGACGCATGTTCAGAAGCTGGAGTGCCTGCAGAAGTTGCCCTTCGGGACCTATGCTGAAATTGAACGTGCAGGAATTAGTCTTACTGAAATCGATACAAGCGACTGTGAAAACTCGCTGATATCACTGAAGTTGCTGGCCCAGAAACTGGTGGAGAAGGATCCTAGTAAGCTCAGTAGCTATACCACACCTTCTGGCATGATGCAGCTGGCCCAGGATGCAACAGGTCCCGTCTCGCAGGATAGTGCGTCCGAGGATGGCTTTAGTGCCGCAATTGCCTCGGCTATAGCTTCGCTGGACAACGACAGTGCTGGCAACACACCCAAGCGAGCCAGCTCGATGTCCGAGGATGAAACGGTGGCTAATGGCCTAAACCATAGCCTGAAGCGTCGTTTGCCGGGCAGTTTCAGCAGTACGGGCGAGGAGAGCGATAATCCACCGGAAAGCAGTGGCGAGAAGCGGGCTCGTTCTGGCCAGGAGCTGCCTGTTCCCGTGGCCGTTCCCGTGGCTGCTTCAGCAGCGGCAAGCAACTGA